Proteins co-encoded in one Syntrophales bacterium genomic window:
- a CDS encoding hydroxymethylglutaryl-CoA lyase, producing the protein MITRSEITIIEVGPRDGLQNLNFFVPTATKISLIKQLATCGIKEIQVGAFVSPRAIPQFSDMEEVIENLKDLGDTKLNVLVPNVKGAVTAVSKGIKELVFFYSLSESHNQNNVNQSRDESLRELKVIKEEFATEKSVDITVALATVFGCPFEGYIPNDEIVKYIEKTVSLGIRKITLCDTVGYAHPALVEEILSLCFELFPTIEFALHLHNTRGLGLANALKAYEMGIRRFDAALGGLGGCPFAPGATGNIATEDIVFMFNSMGCATDIDLNALLKVTHYLQESIPGIITTSAVYHAGLPKSLS; encoded by the coding sequence ATGATTACTAGGAGTGAAATTACAATCATAGAGGTGGGTCCAAGGGACGGCCTTCAGAATCTCAATTTTTTTGTTCCCACAGCCACAAAAATCTCTCTAATAAAACAGCTCGCTACCTGCGGCATAAAGGAAATTCAAGTGGGCGCTTTTGTAAGCCCGAGGGCTATACCGCAGTTCAGTGATATGGAGGAAGTAATCGAAAACCTTAAAGATTTAGGTGACACTAAATTAAACGTTCTCGTTCCAAACGTGAAAGGGGCAGTAACAGCAGTTTCAAAAGGTATTAAAGAACTAGTTTTCTTTTACTCCTTAAGCGAATCCCACAACCAGAACAATGTTAACCAGAGTAGAGATGAATCCCTTAGAGAGCTTAAAGTAATCAAAGAAGAGTTCGCCACAGAAAAGAGCGTGGATATAACAGTGGCTCTGGCAACCGTTTTCGGTTGTCCCTTTGAAGGATACATACCCAACGATGAAATTGTAAAATACATCGAAAAAACTGTATCTCTTGGTATAAGGAAAATAACACTGTGTGACACTGTTGGTTATGCCCATCCTGCGCTGGTGGAGGAAATACTATCCCTCTGTTTTGAGCTCTTCCCGACAATTGAATTTGCACTTCACCTTCACAACACCCGGGGATTGGGACTTGCCAATGCACTCAAAGCCTATGAAATGGGTATAAGACGATTCGATGCCGCCCTTGGAGGACTGGGAGGATGCCCTTTTGCTCCAGGTGCGACAGGAAACATAGCCACTGAGGATATCGTTTTCATGTTCAACAGTATGGGCTGTGCAACGGACATCGACCTGAATGCGCTCTTAAAAGTGACACACTATTTGCAGGAATCAATTCCTGGAATCATAACAACAAGTGCCGTTTATCACGCAGGGCTTCCAAAATCTTTATCTTGA